A stretch of the Thermofilum adornatum genome encodes the following:
- a CDS encoding 30S ribosomal protein S19e translates to MVDARLVPARLLIEEVAKYLKENVSEIKPPEWSLYAKTGPTRERPPEDPDWWYKRCAALLRKVYLNGPVGLERLRTAYGGRTKNTVKRKHFKKSGGSSIRKALQQLESAGLIAKTPKGRVVTPKGKSLLDKIALETFKKLVQERPELEKYLAKPQASPAPQSQ, encoded by the coding sequence ATGGTAGATGCACGGCTCGTACCAGCTAGGCTATTAATAGAAGAGGTGGCCAAATACCTAAAAGAAAACGTCAGCGAGATTAAGCCCCCAGAGTGGAGCCTCTACGCAAAGACCGGGCCTACCCGCGAGAGGCCCCCTGAGGATCCAGATTGGTGGTATAAGAGGTGTGCTGCTCTTCTGAGGAAAGTCTACCTCAATGGTCCAGTTGGCCTTGAAAGGCTTCGAACGGCGTATGGCGGGAGGACAAAAAACACTGTCAAGAGGAAACATTTCAAGAAGAGTGGAGGCTCCTCGATAAGGAAGGCTTTGCAGCAACTTGAAAGCGCTGGATTGATAGCGAAGACGCCGAAAGGCCGCGTGGTCACCCCAAAGGGTAAGTCTCTGCTGGACAAGATCGCTCTAGAGACATTTAAAAAACTGGTTCAGGAGAGGCCTGAGCTCGAAAAGTACTTGGCGAAGCCGCAGGCGAGCCCTGCTCCTCAATCGCAGT
- a CDS encoding tRNA (adenine-N1)-methyltransferase codes for MSSIVKQGDWIILYHSDKHRYVVKVEEGKMFHTTYGSINLSSLIGLKYGDEVETNVGEKLTISRANFVDRLETIHKHTQVIYPKDAAYILIATGIGPGSRVVEAGTGTGYMTAILAWYVKPSGRVYTYEIRKDFYEKALKNLENLGVLQHVEAKNKDIRNGIDEEEVDAVILDMPDPWTVTEHAKNALTHGGTIAVFIPTMPQLEKTVVSLRKTGFKQIEPTEIQLRKYKPIPEELRPETLGVVHTGYVVLARKL; via the coding sequence GTGTCCAGCATCGTTAAGCAGGGAGACTGGATAATACTCTACCACAGCGATAAACATAGATACGTCGTCAAGGTGGAAGAGGGAAAAATGTTCCACACGACATACGGCAGCATTAACCTCTCCAGCCTTATAGGCCTCAAATACGGCGACGAAGTAGAAACAAACGTCGGAGAAAAATTAACAATCTCAAGAGCAAACTTCGTCGACAGGCTCGAAACAATCCACAAGCACACCCAGGTCATCTATCCAAAGGACGCCGCCTACATCCTCATAGCCACAGGAATAGGCCCAGGCTCCCGAGTCGTAGAAGCAGGCACCGGGACAGGATACATGACAGCTATACTCGCATGGTACGTAAAACCCAGCGGAAGAGTCTACACGTACGAGATCAGGAAAGACTTCTACGAGAAGGCCCTTAAAAACCTAGAGAACCTCGGGGTGCTCCAGCACGTAGAAGCAAAAAACAAAGACATAAGAAACGGCATAGACGAGGAAGAAGTCGACGCAGTCATCCTAGACATGCCCGACCCCTGGACCGTGACAGAACATGCAAAAAACGCGTTGACACACGGAGGAACAATAGCAGTCTTCATACCCACCATGCCACAGCTCGAAAAAACAGTAGTATCCCTGAGAAAAACAGGCTTCAAACAAATAGAACCCACAGAAATACAGCTCAGAAAATACAAGCCAATACCAGAAGAGCTACGCCCAGAAACACTAGGCGTCGTACACACAGGCTACGTGGTCCTAGCACGCAAACTCTAG